Below is a genomic region from Syngnathoides biaculeatus isolate LvHL_M chromosome 5, ASM1980259v1, whole genome shotgun sequence.
atGTGACATCACCTGCAAGTCACCGAAAGCAAGGCATCATTGTGTTACACCACTTGGGACAGACACCTCAGGTGGTGTGCGGAAAACGTTACTTTATTGCCTTCACAACAAGAAAACTTTGGAAAGCAACGActtgcaggcacacacacagcaacactTACCACACAGCCTCTCTTTGGTGGgctcagactttttttcttttcccacagTCAACTGCATCTGCACACAACccaccgccacctgctggcaggTGAAACATGCATACGTATCCCCATCTCCCACACATAGAAAGCTTTATAACGATTAAAAGAAACAAGTGCATTCATACAGGTGCAACAAAACAAGTTCTTTCCAGGTGCTACAattgcatacattttcttttctgttcctTGAACATAATTCAAGTCGAGTCATGGTGAAGTGAAGCATCATTGTATATCCGGGATACACATAAGTATTCCGGCTTTAGAAATACAGCTGACATCAAAGGACAAATCCTGTTCTCCATTGTAGCTGCAacagcatgtacagtatgtttttccTAGGAAGATGCAATTAAATTGAACACTGCATTGGTGTCTTGGATGAGACAGTGGATATGGGTGTTGAATAGTTGCAAATATCTTTGTGTACTttgcaaagatggaaaaaatacaccaCAGTAAAATGCTGACATGTGCTCTCAAAActtgctttaaaaatgtttctctccACTATCTTGGAGCGAGCACACGCATGTAGCTAGGACTGTGCTTTACACGTGTGTGCGGAATGACTCAcgaggaggaggggaggggggctggCCACAGTCACTGTGGATAAGTCTAATGTCCCATGACTCGTGCAGACTGGCTCACCTGCGCTAGCAACTGAAACTACGCTGTCATTTACTGACTCAACACATCAAGCCGTGCCGATTAAAGTGGaacacattcaaagtcacacaTTCTATTGTCATGGGCACGAGGTACGgggccggacccaaatgcaggactcccagacaAAGGCATGgtgttgagggttttttttattccaggctAAGGTCATACATACATAAGCAGTGCAAAACAGGCgtaagcacaaaaacacgtgccaggggcaaggtccaaaaatgaTGATATGAGGTCCGATGACTGTGAGGCAAAACTTGACATTGAAGAAAAACCTAACAAGACTATGGAGGCACAGATACGCTGTGACAAATGGATGCTCTACACAAGGCTTGCAACTTACGCACAAgagtggagaatccaacatgcagtaatggaacgaactggcaaatgctgatGACCCATTCAAAACTTAAATGCCCTGTCTAATTAATGTCCAATGTAAAGCAGCTGtttgacagctgtcagaggtggtaccgcccagggcagtcGGTTGGCCATGGCCCTGACAACTATAGCATAGACCTGAGTATGTGACCctcaaatcaataaaataactgCATCTCACATGCATATTTTGTGCTGGTATTATgcataaagttttaaaataaacagtatgtaaataataaaataatttattgactTGACACAGGTCTAATCAGTGTGATCGGTATCGGTtgatatttagcattttatgctgatagCCATGcatgtcataattcgccgatccgatcaatgacgtcaGTTGGCTCCACGTCGCCGTCACATATGAATTTAAAAGCTGGTCTATTTTTAGCCTTATCTTGTGGCACAGTACTGTAACTATCTGatgtccaatttaaaaaaaaaaaattgctggatgtcacacacacacgtcggcgtcttagacagacaacagtgttATTTGTAGTCTGTTCACAACTGAAGTACGCTATGGGGAACATCATCGACCGTGTAAATGCTTAAAGACAGCAAATGTCATCAGGCACATGAAGAATGTACACGAGGAGGAGCATGCCACATACAAGCAATGCAGCATGGGGAGGGGGAGtgatggaataataataaaaacattggaAAAGTCAAATGGACGCAAACTCTGGAAAGCACCAGCCAATATTGCCGAGACAGTGAAAAAGTTAAGTCGTTATCAACAGCATTTGTTAAAGTTATTTAATTGCAGTCAAGTAAtctaattacagtaaattagcacccattatttttgtcgtgttttaatgttgatCTGACCTAAACTATCTTTGAATGTCCCCAAGAGGTCATTGATGTTTAAatttttgcacaaaatgttAGAGAATAAATATGAActtgaataggctccagcaagcctgcgaccctagtgaggatgagcagtacagcaaatggatggatgaatggatggatggaggactcagcatacagtacacaagtgtataaaataaatgaacaagtcatggAAACGGACACAtcgctccatcttgtgatcggatcagtgatgttttttttttttttaaactcgccgATCGGTGATTGACCCCAAAAATCCAGATTGTCTAAAGTGTAATAATTTATATGGTTGCTACTTTACAGATTCTTGTCTTTTTCTCAGaaaagtaaatgtaaatgtggatcattttaaatgaaggaaaggagttacagtatttttttaaccattgcaAACTTTCCATTTCATTGACTGGCAATGACATATGGGGCCCCCCAACGGTCACATATAGACTCACATGTTTACATACTATATGCATGTGGATGGACCTATAAACACAAACAAccttgcacgcacacacaagcgcacacacacacaaagtcatctttattcttcctgttttttcatgattttgacaGGActgcaacacaacaacaatCTCCTGATGTGTTTCCAGATTTCTTTCATCTTCAAGCCATATATTATCGGATTGAACAAAGGGTTGAACACCAATATTTGTAGACTCATAATCAGTCGCACAGTTTTCGGAAGGACCGACTCCAGCATCCCGAtgacaatgtcaaaaaaaatcaaacagttGTTAGTGATTAAAACAATCAGGTGAGGCAAACATGTATCTACCGCTTTTTTCCGGACTTCTCCGTGGCTATGATAGATgactataaatatatttatgtacGTGAAGAGGATGAACAGCACAGGTATGAGACCAATGTTAATTAAACAAAATAACGTCCACGCAGTGAGGGAGATTGACGTCGTACAATGAATCTTCATTATCgtaatattacaataaaatcCACCCAAAGTAAAATTACAGACATTTAGCTTAGACTGAAGGATACTACTCACCAACATCTGACAGGCAGGAAAAAACCAAGCCAAAGCCAAGAATACACTGACAGTGGTTGTGCCCATAATGGTTGCATATTGCAGTGGCCTGCAGATGCACACATACCTGTCGTAAGCCATGGCTGTCAACAGCATTAGGTCAGAACCAGCTAAACTGTAGAAAAGAAATATCTGGACCAAACAGCCGGAATAAGAAATTCTCTGCTGCTGAGACAAGACGTCCACAATCAGTTTGGGGTAGATAACAGTGCCGAACACAAGCGAGTTGAGAGAcaaa
It encodes:
- the LOC133500902 gene encoding olfactory receptor 4D1-like, which codes for MMEQNGTLMLSLGGYVDLDKYRYVYLMFFMALYVLILCCNCVIICVIWIHRTLHEPMYIFIAALSLNSLVFGTVIYPKLIVDVLSQQQRISYSGCLVQIFLFYSLAGSDLMLLTAMAYDRYVCICRPLQYATIMGTTTVSVFLALAWFFPACQMLVSSILQSKLNVCNFTLGGFYCNITIMKIHCTTSISLTAWTLFCLINIGLIPVLFILFTYINIFIVIYHSHGEVRKKAVDTCLPHLIVLITNNCLIFFDIVIGMLESVLPKTVRLIMSLQILVFNPLFNPIIYGLKMKEIWKHIRRLLLCCSPVKIMKKQEE